The Streptomyces sp. NBC_01268 genome segment CCGGGGCAGGAGATCACCGAGCGGCAGCGGGAGGTGTGCCGGGAGTACATCTGCGCCGAGGTGCCGCTGTTCCTGGACACGCCCGCGATCCTCGGGGTGCCGTCCTCGCTGAACGTCTACCACCAGGCCCTGCCGCTCGCGGACCTGTTGTACGCCCGGGGGTCCGGACTGCGGGCCTCGCGCAACCAGGGGCACGGCATCCTCACGCCCGCCGGCCCCCGTACCGAAGGAGACCCCCGATGACGGCGAGCACCGTCGAGACCCTGCCCGCCTTCCCGTTCGACTGGGACGGCACCCGGCTGCCCGCGGAGGTCGAGCGGCTGCGCGCGGAGCCCGTGCGGAAGGTGCGGACCATCGCGGGGGCGGAGGCCTGGCTGGTCTCCTCGTACGGGCTGTGCCGGCAGGTCCTGGAGGACCCGCGGTTCAGCCTGAAGGACACCTCCGCCCCGGGCGCGCCGCGGCAGTACGCGCTGACGATCCCGCCGCACGTGGTGAACAACATGGGCAACATCACCGGCGCGGGGCTGCGCAAGGCGGTGATGAAGGCGCTCAATCCGAAGGCGCCCGGTCTGGAGGAGTGGCTGCGGGCGCGGGCCGGTTCGCTGGTGGACGCGCTGGTCGGCGAGGGGGCGCCCGGGGAGCTGCGGGGCGGGTTCGCCGATCCGTACTCGGCGGGGCTGCACTGCCGTCTGCTCGGCATCCCCGAGGAGGACGGGCCGAGGCTGCTGCGCAGCCTGGACGTGGCGTTCATGAACGCGCCGCGCGAGATCGAGGCGGCGCGGCTCCACTGGGACCGCGACCTCGCGTACATGGTGGAGCGGCTCGACGATCCGGCGACCGGCGGGCTGATGGCAGAGCTGGCGGCGCTGCGGGACGACCCCGAGTACGCGCATCTGACGGACGAGATGCTGGCGACGGTCGGCGTGACGCTGTTCGGGGCCGGGGTGATCTCCACCGCCGGGTTCCTGACGATGGCGCTGGTGTCGGTGCTGACCCGGCCGGACGTGCGGGAGGCGCTGGCCGGGGGCGGGGTCGCCGGGGCGATGGACGAGCTGCTGCGGGTGAACCTGTCGATCGGCGACGGGCTGCCGCGGATCGCGCTGGAGGACGTGTGGCTGGGTGACGTGCTCGTGCGGGCCGGTGAGCTGGTGCTGGTGCTCGTCGAGGCGGCCAACCACGACCCGGAGCACTTCGCCGAGCCGCTGGCCTTCCGGCCGGGCCGGGAGAACGCGGCCGACCACCTCTCCTTCGGCGGCGGCCGGCACTACTGCCCGGCCACCGCGCTCGGCAAGCGGCACGCGGAGATCGCCCTGGAGACGGTGCTGGAACGGCTGCCCGGGCTGCGGCTCGCGGTGCCGGTCGAGCAGCTGGTGTGGCGCACCAACTTCATGAAGCGGCTGCCCGAGCGGCTGCCCGTGGCCTGGTAGGGCGCGACCCAGGTGTACGGAGAGCGCCGCCCGGCACGCGTGGCCGGGCGGCGCCCTTTCCGGATCAGCGGCCGTAGCGGATCAGGGCCCGGACCATGTGGCAGGTGGTGTCGGAGGGCGGGTGGATGCCGAGCTGGACGGCGGTCGTGCGGATCTTCGCGTTGGTGGCCCGCGACGGGATGTAGACCCCGGCGTCGAGCAGGGCTATCGCGAGGCGCATGGCCTTCAGTCGGCGGTTGTGGGTGACGTACCACTCGCGGGGGCGGCCCGCGGGGAGCGGCTGCTTCTGGAGCGGCTTCCAGGGTTCGAGGGACGGTGTCCGGATCACGGCGAGAGCCATGCGCGACCTCCTGGCGAACGGTGGGCGAGAGCCCTCCCCGGGACCCTCACCTTCACCCCCGATTTTAGTCGCGACCACTGACAATCGCCCCTGGCCAGACCGGCTTTAGTGGCTCGTTGGGCGGCCCTTCGGGCGGTACGTTGGGGGCATGGAGATCTGGATCAATCCCGCCTGTTCGAAGTGCCGCAGCGCGCTGACCCTGCTGGACGCCGAGGGCGCCGACTACACCGTGCGGCGCTACCTGGAGGACGTTCCGACCCCGGACGAGATCCGGGCCGTGCTCGACCGGCTCGGCCTGGAGCCGTGGGACATCACGCGGACGCAGGAGGCGGACGCGAAGGAGCTCGGGCTCAAGGACTGGCCGCGGGACGCGGCGGGCCGGGACCGCTGGGTGGAGGCGCTGGCCGCGCATCCGAAGCTGATCCAGCGGCCCATCATCACCGCGGAGGACGGCTCGGCCGTCGTCGCCCGCACCGAGGAGGCCGTGCGGGACGCGCTGTCCCGCTGACCGTCCGCCGTCCCGGCTCAGGCGGACGCCGCCTCCGCCTCCGCCTCCGCCTCCGCCTCCGCCTCCGCCTCCGCCTCCGCCTCCGCCTCCGCCAGGATCTCGGTGAGCCGTGCTCCGAAGCGCACGTCGCAGGCGTGCGGCTCACCGCTGCGGACGGCTTCCAGGAGGGCGTCCACCGCTCCCCCGAAGGCGCCCAGGGCGCCGTCCCAGCCCGGCATGGTCACCCGCCCCCGCTTTCCGTACAGCGAGAGCGCGGCCTCGGCGGCCTCGGGCGGGGCGCCGAGGGTGAGGGTGGCGGTGCTGCTGGCGCCCGAGGTGTGGCGCAGGACCAGGTGGCGGGTGTCCTCGGGGCCGGGGACGCACGTCACGGAGGTGACGTCGCCGAGGACCGGCAGGTAGACGGAGAGGACGTGGGGACC includes the following:
- a CDS encoding cytochrome P450, with product MTASTVETLPAFPFDWDGTRLPAEVERLRAEPVRKVRTIAGAEAWLVSSYGLCRQVLEDPRFSLKDTSAPGAPRQYALTIPPHVVNNMGNITGAGLRKAVMKALNPKAPGLEEWLRARAGSLVDALVGEGAPGELRGGFADPYSAGLHCRLLGIPEEDGPRLLRSLDVAFMNAPREIEAARLHWDRDLAYMVERLDDPATGGLMAELAALRDDPEYAHLTDEMLATVGVTLFGAGVISTAGFLTMALVSVLTRPDVREALAGGGVAGAMDELLRVNLSIGDGLPRIALEDVWLGDVLVRAGELVLVLVEAANHDPEHFAEPLAFRPGRENAADHLSFGGGRHYCPATALGKRHAEIALETVLERLPGLRLAVPVEQLVWRTNFMKRLPERLPVAW
- a CDS encoding arsenate reductase family protein, which codes for MEIWINPACSKCRSALTLLDAEGADYTVRRYLEDVPTPDEIRAVLDRLGLEPWDITRTQEADAKELGLKDWPRDAAGRDRWVEALAAHPKLIQRPIITAEDGSAVVARTEEAVRDALSR